The Deltaproteobacteria bacterium genome contains a region encoding:
- a CDS encoding enoyl-CoA hydratase/isomerase family protein — protein MDRKIRKAAVIGSGVMGGGIAALLASAGVKTLLLDIVPFDLKAEEKDDRQARSRIAKAGLDAVMLSKPSLLMQPKDADRITIGNLEDDFEKLADCDWIVEVVVENLKIKHDLFQRIEKVRSPGTVVSSNTSGIPLSAMSKGLSSEFRQYFLGTHFFNPVRYMKLLEIIPGEETLPEILDFMADFGERILGKGIVWAKDTPNFVGNRIGIHGMVKAMQIMLEDGLTIPEVDALFGPVMGRPKTAMFKTADLVGIDVLGHVAGNTYDLVTDDEARDSFVVPEYVSQMIADNLLGKKTKAGFYKTDLTPDWKKIRKVINPATLDYEEYGKPQFPCLEAAKKHKTLPEKMQAVLYGDDKGSRFAWKATAANLIYSANRIPEISDTIVEIDNAMRWGFNFEMGPFETWDAIGVAASVEKMEKDGLAVPEHVKTMLDAGISAFYKTENGQRYYYDFKEKTHKPVRVSANVISLSGLKADGKVIQGNASATLVDLGDGVACLEFHTKMNALNQEIIEAIHEAVDYVDAHGKGLVFGNQAGGMPGAFSAGADLTAVRAAVREGRLAEIEAMIKGLQYGLVKARYAPFPVVAAPFGMTLAGGCEICLASDKIVAHSELFMGLVEFGVGLLPAGGGCLGLWRNFVEAIPEAAADADLTRFFIPAFMSIGMAKVSMSAAEARANGFLRPFDRIVFNRDYLLGEAKKDVLKMVDEGYAPPVKRKIKVLGEAAQGMVNAQILDMQKAGYISEYDVFVLKKIAYVMSGGAVRSNSAIEEDVILTLERKAFLDLLKEEKTIARIDHMLKTGKPLRN, from the coding sequence ATGGATAGAAAAATTAGAAAGGCGGCCGTCATCGGATCGGGCGTCATGGGCGGCGGTATCGCTGCTTTACTGGCCAGCGCCGGTGTAAAAACCCTGTTGTTGGATATCGTTCCCTTCGACCTGAAGGCGGAAGAGAAGGATGACCGGCAGGCCAGAAGCAGAATAGCCAAAGCCGGTCTGGATGCGGTCATGTTGTCAAAACCGTCTTTGCTTATGCAGCCAAAGGACGCCGACCGGATCACCATCGGCAACCTGGAAGATGATTTCGAAAAATTGGCGGACTGCGACTGGATCGTGGAAGTGGTCGTAGAGAATCTGAAGATCAAACATGATCTGTTTCAACGCATCGAAAAAGTCAGATCGCCGGGCACCGTCGTTTCTTCCAACACGTCCGGCATCCCCCTTTCCGCCATGTCGAAAGGCCTGAGTTCTGAATTCAGGCAATACTTTTTGGGAACGCACTTTTTCAACCCGGTGCGCTACATGAAATTGCTTGAAATCATTCCCGGAGAGGAAACCCTTCCGGAGATACTCGATTTCATGGCCGACTTCGGCGAACGCATCCTCGGAAAAGGGATTGTGTGGGCCAAAGACACACCGAACTTTGTCGGCAACCGCATCGGGATTCACGGCATGGTCAAAGCCATGCAGATCATGCTCGAAGACGGTCTCACCATTCCGGAAGTCGACGCCCTTTTCGGACCTGTCATGGGGCGCCCCAAAACAGCGATGTTCAAAACCGCCGACCTGGTAGGGATAGATGTCCTCGGCCACGTTGCCGGGAACACCTATGATCTGGTCACCGACGACGAGGCAAGAGACAGCTTCGTCGTTCCCGAATACGTGTCGCAGATGATCGCCGACAATCTGCTCGGCAAAAAAACAAAGGCCGGTTTCTACAAAACCGATCTGACGCCAGACTGGAAAAAGATCCGCAAGGTGATCAATCCCGCCACGCTGGATTATGAAGAATATGGAAAGCCGCAATTCCCCTGCCTGGAAGCGGCCAAGAAACACAAGACCCTGCCCGAAAAGATGCAAGCCGTTCTTTACGGCGACGACAAGGGGTCCCGGTTCGCCTGGAAAGCCACGGCGGCCAATCTGATATACTCGGCCAATCGGATTCCCGAAATATCGGACACTATTGTTGAAATCGACAATGCCATGCGATGGGGCTTTAACTTCGAAATGGGCCCTTTTGAAACCTGGGACGCAATCGGCGTGGCCGCATCTGTGGAAAAAATGGAAAAAGACGGTCTTGCCGTTCCAGAACATGTAAAAACCATGCTTGATGCCGGCATCAGCGCCTTCTATAAAACAGAAAACGGCCAACGCTATTACTACGATTTTAAGGAAAAGACCCACAAGCCGGTCAGGGTGAGTGCCAACGTCATCTCCCTCTCCGGCCTCAAGGCCGACGGCAAGGTGATTCAAGGCAACGCCTCCGCCACGCTGGTGGATCTGGGAGACGGTGTGGCCTGTCTGGAGTTCCACACCAAAATGAACGCCTTGAATCAGGAAATCATCGAGGCCATCCACGAGGCCGTCGATTATGTGGATGCCCATGGCAAGGGTCTGGTGTTCGGCAACCAGGCCGGCGGCATGCCCGGCGCATTTTCGGCCGGCGCGGATCTCACGGCGGTGAGGGCGGCGGTTCGGGAAGGCCGGCTCGCGGAAATCGAAGCGATGATCAAAGGCCTCCAGTACGGTTTGGTGAAAGCCCGCTATGCGCCCTTTCCCGTGGTGGCCGCCCCTTTCGGCATGACACTGGCCGGCGGTTGTGAGATCTGCCTGGCATCGGATAAAATCGTTGCCCACTCCGAACTGTTCATGGGCCTGGTTGAATTCGGTGTCGGCCTGCTGCCGGCGGGCGGTGGATGCCTCGGGCTCTGGCGTAATTTCGTGGAAGCCATTCCCGAAGCCGCCGCCGATGCCGACCTGACCCGCTTCTTCATTCCGGCATTCATGTCCATCGGTATGGCCAAAGTGTCCATGTCCGCCGCAGAGGCCAGAGCCAACGGCTTCCTGCGTCCCTTCGACCGCATCGTTTTCAACCGGGACTACCTTCTCGGCGAAGCCAAGAAAGATGTTCTCAAAATGGTGGACGAGGGCTACGCGCCGCCGGTAAAAAGAAAAATCAAGGTCCTCGGCGAAGCCGCCCAGGGTATGGTCAATGCCCAGATTCTCGACATGCAGAAAGCGGGCTACATCAGCGAATACGACGTGTTCGTTCTCAAGAAAATCGCCTATGTCATGAGCGGCGGTGCGGTCCGCAGCAACAGCGCCATCGAGGAGGATGTGATTTTGACCCTGGAAAGAAAGGCTTTTCTCGACCTTCTCAAAGAGGAGAAAACCATTGCCAGAATCGATCACATGCTCAAGACAGGAAAACCTCTGAGGAATTGA
- a CDS encoding lysophospholipid acyltransferase family protein encodes MAKHSLMQKILRHPLSIRVLASLGSLLAWLLMHLLFCTCRKRIFGLESLDAILEENGNRVLGPNWHRCIFFSVYFHRNRGGAIMSSRSRDGEMITALLRRFGYYTPRGSSGRKKGGHLGLKALVDHVNRGNPGGIAVDAPKGPPHVSKRGIVLAAAKTGAPLLPQVWYARPNFRFKSWDGTIVPKPFSEIVMIIDNQPMRVPPDTTPESIELHRKKLDARMLYLTYQVDNWFELRDTYPDPRDIPVPTPIPMPSLVE; translated from the coding sequence ATGGCCAAACATTCCCTCATGCAGAAAATCCTCAGGCACCCCCTGAGTATCAGGGTGCTCGCATCCCTGGGCAGCCTGCTTGCCTGGCTTTTAATGCATCTGCTGTTCTGCACCTGCCGTAAACGCATCTTCGGGCTCGAATCGCTGGATGCCATTCTCGAGGAAAATGGCAACAGGGTTCTGGGCCCCAATTGGCATCGCTGCATTTTTTTCAGCGTCTACTTTCATCGCAATCGCGGGGGCGCCATCATGTCCAGCCGCAGCCGCGACGGGGAAATGATCACCGCGCTCCTCAGGCGCTTCGGATATTATACCCCACGGGGAAGCAGCGGCAGAAAAAAGGGCGGCCATCTCGGTTTGAAAGCCCTCGTCGACCATGTCAATCGGGGCAATCCCGGCGGCATAGCCGTGGATGCCCCCAAAGGCCCTCCGCACGTCTCCAAACGCGGCATCGTCCTGGCCGCCGCCAAAACAGGGGCGCCGCTTTTGCCCCAGGTGTGGTATGCCCGCCCAAACTTTCGTTTCAAGAGTTGGGACGGCACCATCGTCCCCAAGCCCTTTTCCGAGATCGTCATGATCATCGACAATCAACCGATGCGCGTGCCGCCGGACACCACCCCCGAATCGATAGAACTGCACAGGAAAAAGCTCGATGCGCGCATGCTGTACCTGACCTATCAGGTGGACAACTGGTTCGAACTGCGCGATACCTATCCCGACCCCCGCGACATTCCCGTTCCAACCCCCATCCCAATGCCTTCGCTTGTAGAGTAG
- a CDS encoding HU family DNA-binding protein, translating to MTKAELIEQMAKDANISKAAAGAALNSFSASITKALKKRNGKVTLVGFGTFKKVYRKTRKGRNPQTGEVIKIKGKNVVKFSAGKKLQDAI from the coding sequence ATGACAAAGGCAGAATTGATTGAACAAATGGCAAAGGATGCAAACATTTCAAAGGCCGCTGCCGGGGCCGCGCTGAATTCATTCTCCGCAAGCATTACCAAAGCCTTGAAGAAACGCAACGGCAAAGTCACCCTCGTCGGTTTCGGCACCTTCAAGAAGGTCTACCGCAAAACCCGCAAGGGTAGAAATCCTCAGACTGGTGAAGTCATCAAGATCAAAGGCAAAAACGTGGTTAAATTCTCCGCCGGCAAAAAGTTGCAGGACGCCATTTAG
- a CDS encoding SIS domain-containing protein, whose product MKRVSKLWEKIVRALGMPVFIGRSMHTVPENSIVFFPCRRATFYCGLAGIVAFKSTTVCAAGTTLDHLEKQFDQLVEGSFERCDRQDLNLADNYLNGVQNLDRFLQGIRALKRSQAFVDLFMDVSQRGRVTGLSERVAALVEKEERVLSERIGHLESGPVEIVSSAIEKMKDALWCLTQEILANLDRTEALVSHPPAAANRETVKIFKEVNTVLNSLDRLEVRGRDSAGISLLFILENNVFQAYRHDLEENDLLPVFEKRTSGKVLLNNGIRLIPPSPAEQSGPVSIAFTYKIAAEIGSLGDNIAFIRDQIRNDLLFQRLVTRDVIHYTISSHTRWASVGEISEANCHPVDNMLDGENVSVTDTIHACLNGDIDNYLDLRAGLEDRGLQLPPEISTDTKVIPPVIEQYVREGCDLPEAFRRAVNSFQGSHAISMHCDLAPGKFFLAQKGSGQAIFVGLSEDMYMPASEVYGFVEETSAYLKLDGEKIVQGDQGETQGQIFILDQSSAGGLDGITAMYYDGTPLHLTESDIKHTDITSRDIDRQHFPHYFLKEISESPLSVEKTLYNRWKLVDGPPERLTTTLDEKTLPASLAQAIADKTIRRIFFVGQGTAGVAAKACADILDYYLNDPLLYINALKASELSGSKLSETDAPDSMADALVVAISQSGTTTDTNRTVDMVKERGAATLAIVNRRDSDLTFKVDGVMYTSTGRDLEMSVASTKAFYSQIVAGALLGLHIAYLSGKRSGEFVSRELEELRGLPSRMNTILGMQEAIAASARKLAGTKTYWAAVGSGPNKASADEIRIKLSELCYKTISSDFVEDKKHIDLSSEPLIIVCAAGSKGTVIGDIIKDTAIFKAHKATPVVIADEGEQRFDPYAEDVFHVPAVSEHLAPIVNTLVGHIWGYYAALAINEGSKFLDQFRAATQASIEEQSQKGLDVYEVILERSFQERVAVFYKTFRERRQQKQHPLSIARASDLTLLLKYLSGRLPVSDFEIDFGVKGTALNMLNTLFACLGESINSMSRPIDAIKHQAKTVTVGTSRISEKIKGLLFDTLVENGLKASQLTNKNVLVMKNVQRIISHIQGAILYRIDKLNLLGEPTQETTIEIVEKKGVLKPIPSRVETDTALKGTKRIIVREGNVYIGKGRKDGRSIVVIPVMAFGGSIIENLLLLNIVFKEDVSLGSKVKALGGKYERIKNIVQENSVEWQDGFLDLIAIDDLFGISAEKIGERIVQKVAA is encoded by the coding sequence ATGAAGCGTGTCAGCAAGTTGTGGGAAAAAATAGTACGCGCACTTGGAATGCCGGTCTTTATAGGCCGCAGCATGCATACCGTACCCGAAAATTCGATCGTCTTTTTCCCCTGCCGGCGGGCGACGTTCTATTGCGGACTGGCAGGCATCGTGGCCTTTAAATCGACCACCGTCTGTGCGGCTGGAACCACTCTCGACCACCTGGAAAAACAATTCGATCAACTGGTGGAAGGCAGCTTTGAACGCTGTGACAGGCAGGACCTGAACCTTGCTGACAATTACCTGAACGGCGTACAGAACCTGGACCGGTTTCTTCAGGGCATCAGGGCGCTGAAGCGCTCGCAGGCCTTTGTAGACCTCTTCATGGACGTGTCTCAACGCGGGCGGGTCACCGGCCTCTCCGAGCGTGTTGCAGCGCTGGTCGAAAAAGAAGAGCGTGTGCTTTCCGAGCGCATCGGCCATCTCGAGAGCGGGCCGGTAGAGATCGTCTCTTCGGCGATTGAAAAGATGAAGGATGCCCTCTGGTGCCTGACCCAGGAGATTCTGGCCAATCTCGACAGGACAGAGGCGCTAGTCTCCCATCCTCCAGCGGCGGCCAACCGGGAAACCGTTAAAATCTTCAAGGAAGTGAACACGGTGCTCAACAGCCTCGACCGCCTGGAAGTGAGGGGCCGTGATTCGGCCGGAATATCGCTGTTGTTCATTTTGGAGAATAATGTTTTCCAGGCCTACCGCCATGACCTTGAGGAAAACGACCTCCTGCCCGTTTTCGAGAAAAGGACATCGGGAAAGGTCCTGCTCAACAACGGCATTCGCCTGATTCCGCCATCACCTGCAGAACAGTCAGGGCCCGTCTCGATCGCTTTTACCTATAAAATAGCGGCCGAAATCGGCAGCCTGGGCGACAACATCGCCTTTATTCGCGATCAGATCAGGAATGACCTGCTCTTCCAGCGCCTGGTCACCCGGGACGTGATCCACTACACCATCTCATCCCACACCCGTTGGGCTTCCGTGGGTGAAATCAGCGAAGCGAACTGCCACCCGGTGGACAATATGCTGGATGGTGAAAACGTTTCAGTGACCGATACCATCCATGCCTGCCTCAACGGGGACATCGACAACTACCTCGACCTGAGGGCGGGGTTGGAAGATCGAGGTCTGCAACTTCCTCCGGAAATTTCCACGGACACCAAGGTGATCCCCCCCGTGATAGAACAGTATGTACGTGAAGGCTGCGACCTGCCGGAGGCTTTTCGCCGCGCGGTAAACAGTTTTCAGGGTTCCCACGCTATCAGCATGCACTGCGACCTTGCACCAGGTAAATTTTTCCTGGCCCAGAAAGGCAGCGGCCAGGCCATTTTCGTGGGACTTTCAGAAGACATGTACATGCCGGCGTCCGAGGTTTACGGGTTCGTGGAAGAAACATCCGCCTACCTGAAACTGGACGGCGAAAAAATCGTGCAGGGCGACCAGGGGGAGACCCAGGGTCAGATATTCATCCTGGACCAGTCCTCCGCAGGAGGACTCGACGGCATCACCGCCATGTATTACGACGGCACGCCTTTGCATCTGACGGAGAGTGACATCAAGCACACCGACATCACCTCACGCGACATCGACCGCCAGCACTTCCCCCACTATTTTCTGAAGGAAATTTCCGAATCGCCCCTGTCAGTCGAAAAAACGCTTTACAACCGCTGGAAGCTGGTTGACGGCCCTCCGGAACGCCTGACAACCACCCTCGACGAAAAAACACTGCCCGCATCGCTGGCACAAGCCATCGCCGACAAGACCATCCGGCGCATTTTCTTCGTCGGACAGGGGACCGCCGGCGTTGCGGCCAAGGCCTGCGCAGACATCCTGGACTACTACCTGAACGACCCCCTGCTGTATATCAACGCCCTGAAGGCCTCCGAGTTGAGCGGCTCCAAACTCAGCGAGACAGACGCCCCGGACAGCATGGCCGATGCACTCGTCGTCGCCATCAGCCAGTCGGGAACCACCACGGACACCAATCGCACTGTCGACATGGTGAAGGAGCGCGGCGCCGCGACGCTCGCCATCGTCAACCGCAGGGATTCCGACCTCACTTTCAAGGTCGACGGGGTCATGTACACCAGCACCGGCCGCGACCTCGAGATGTCGGTGGCTTCAACCAAGGCCTTTTATTCACAGATCGTCGCCGGGGCCCTTTTGGGGCTTCACATCGCCTATCTATCCGGCAAAAGAAGCGGGGAGTTCGTATCCCGGGAACTAGAGGAACTGCGCGGCCTTCCATCCCGGATGAACACCATTCTGGGAATGCAGGAAGCCATCGCGGCATCCGCCCGCAAGCTGGCCGGCACCAAAACCTACTGGGCGGCTGTGGGCAGCGGCCCGAACAAGGCTTCGGCCGACGAAATCCGCATCAAACTGAGCGAACTGTGCTACAAGACCATCTCTTCGGATTTCGTCGAGGACAAAAAGCACATCGACCTTTCCTCAGAACCCCTCATCATCGTCTGCGCTGCGGGCTCGAAAGGCACTGTCATCGGCGATATCATCAAGGACACGGCCATTTTCAAGGCCCACAAAGCCACACCGGTTGTCATTGCTGACGAGGGCGAGCAACGCTTCGATCCGTATGCTGAAGACGTTTTTCATGTGCCGGCAGTCAGCGAGCACCTGGCGCCGATCGTCAACACGCTGGTAGGCCATATCTGGGGATACTACGCGGCCCTGGCCATTAACGAAGGCTCTAAATTCCTCGACCAATTCCGGGCGGCAACCCAGGCAAGCATCGAAGAGCAGTCTCAAAAGGGATTGGACGTGTATGAAGTCATTCTGGAAAGATCATTCCAGGAACGGGTCGCCGTTTTTTACAAAACCTTCAGGGAGCGAAGGCAGCAGAAGCAGCACCCGCTTTCCATCGCCCGGGCCTCCGATCTGACCCTTCTGCTGAAGTACCTTTCCGGTCGACTGCCCGTTTCCGACTTCGAAATCGATTTCGGTGTCAAGGGAACCGCTTTAAACATGCTGAACACCCTGTTCGCCTGTCTGGGCGAATCCATCAACAGTATGTCCCGGCCCATCGATGCCATCAAGCACCAGGCGAAAACGGTGACGGTGGGAACCAGCCGCATCAGTGAAAAAATCAAGGGGCTTCTCTTCGATACGCTGGTGGAAAACGGCTTGAAAGCCTCCCAACTGACAAACAAAAACGTGCTCGTCATGAAAAACGTGCAGCGCATTATTTCCCACATCCAGGGCGCCATCCTTTACCGCATCGACAAATTGAACCTGCTGGGGGAACCCACTCAGGAAACGACCATAGAAATCGTGGAGAAAAAAGGCGTGCTCAAACCGATTCCTTCCCGGGTGGAAACGGACACGGCCCTGAAGGGAACCAAACGGATTATTGTCAGGGAGGGCAACGTCTACATCGGCAAGGGCAGAAAAGACGGCCGCAGCATCGTCGTGATCCCCGTTATGGCCTTTGGGGGAAGCATTATCGAAAACCTGCTGCTGCTCAATATCGTTTTCAAAGAAGATGTCTCTCTGGGCAGCAAAGTCAAGGCGCTGGGCGGCAAGTATGAACGCATAAAAAACATCGTTCAGGAAAACAGCGTGGAGTGGCAGGACGGCTTTCTCGACCTCATTGCCATCGACGATCTGTTCGGCATATCGGCCGAAAAAATCGGCGAGCGAATCGTCCAGAAGGTTGCGGCCTGA
- the kdsB gene encoding 3-deoxy-manno-octulosonate cytidylyltransferase gives MNTLPKCYGIIPARYRSERFPGKPLAEIQGKPMFWHVYKQAEKCPHFFHIVLATDDERIFSKAEALQIPVLMTDENHPSGTDRVLEAALCLGVPDDAVVANIQGDEPLLSPDMLNRLIAPFASADTEITTLAYPIDTGEADNPNRVKVVIAKDGRALYFSRAKIPFPRHKASAGYLGHIGLYAFRMRALRTFHKLKPGRLEVAESLEQLRLLENGMAIHVVITDHGSIGVDSPDDLKKVTQILEGEKTNET, from the coding sequence ATGAATACACTGCCCAAATGCTACGGCATCATCCCCGCCCGCTATCGATCGGAGCGGTTTCCCGGAAAACCTCTGGCGGAAATCCAGGGCAAACCCATGTTCTGGCATGTCTACAAGCAGGCCGAAAAATGCCCCCATTTTTTCCACATCGTGCTGGCCACTGACGACGAACGCATTTTTTCCAAAGCGGAAGCACTGCAGATACCGGTCCTGATGACTGATGAAAACCATCCGAGCGGCACCGATCGCGTCCTGGAAGCGGCTCTGTGCCTGGGGGTTCCCGACGACGCCGTCGTCGCCAACATTCAAGGGGACGAACCCTTGCTCTCTCCCGACATGCTCAACCGCCTCATCGCTCCCTTTGCCTCCGCGGATACCGAGATTACGACCCTTGCCTATCCAATAGACACGGGGGAGGCCGACAACCCGAACCGTGTCAAGGTCGTCATCGCAAAAGATGGCCGTGCGCTATACTTCTCACGTGCCAAAATCCCTTTTCCCAGGCATAAGGCGTCGGCCGGATATCTCGGGCACATCGGCCTCTATGCCTTCAGGATGCGTGCATTGCGCACCTTCCATAAGCTCAAGCCGGGACGGCTGGAAGTGGCTGAATCACTGGAACAGCTGAGGCTTCTGGAAAACGGCATGGCCATCCACGTGGTGATCACGGATCACGGCAGCATCGGGGTAGACAGTCCCGACGATCTGAAAAAAGTGACTCAGATCCTGGAAGGGGAAAAAACAAACGAGACCTAA
- a CDS encoding 3-deoxy-D-manno-octulosonic acid transferase, translating into MKNHPAISPVEKATFSFYDVLWRAVLPFLRKNRRLAEGFESRVLEKPLKGNADLWIQAASAGEAYLAGEIINTLPHHRRLDAVLTTNTRQGKEILDRAVTDLKNRFDRVDVQVAYCPFDMPSIMTRTVGRVNPRLMVLLETEIWPGLLLALKQQGCPAVIVNGRLTEKSLTRYMIWPSLWRTLRPERILAISRPDADRFGALFGKKGVATMPNIKFDRLQEVRTDDDPVENINAVIAPEAAFAVLGSVRREEENEVGHLMRDLHTRRPRAVVGLFPRHLHRVDHWRKTLDRLRLPWELRSAVTGPVQPGRVVLWDVFGELGSAYRRASAAFVGGSLAPLGGQNFLEPLVTGLTPVIGPHWKNFAWVGSQIVELGLVHQAESWQDVSTFLAACLDHPPEKRVVKKQAADYIGKRQGGTRAACELILEYL; encoded by the coding sequence ATGAAAAATCATCCCGCCATCAGCCCGGTTGAAAAAGCGACCTTTTCGTTTTACGATGTTCTCTGGCGCGCGGTGCTACCCTTCCTTCGCAAAAACCGGCGTCTCGCCGAAGGCTTCGAGAGCCGCGTTCTCGAAAAACCCTTGAAAGGCAATGCCGATCTCTGGATACAGGCGGCATCGGCGGGCGAAGCCTATCTTGCCGGGGAGATTATTAATACCCTCCCGCATCACCGCCGTCTCGATGCTGTTCTGACCACCAACACACGTCAAGGGAAAGAGATCCTGGATCGAGCCGTCACCGACCTTAAAAATCGCTTTGACCGTGTCGACGTCCAGGTCGCCTATTGCCCCTTTGACATGCCGTCCATAATGACCCGAACGGTTGGCAGAGTAAACCCGCGCCTCATGGTGCTCCTGGAGACGGAAATCTGGCCCGGGCTTCTGTTGGCTCTCAAACAGCAGGGGTGCCCGGCGGTCATCGTCAACGGCAGGCTGACGGAAAAAAGCCTGACGCGTTACATGATCTGGCCCTCTCTCTGGCGCACCCTACGGCCGGAAAGAATTTTAGCCATATCGAGACCGGACGCAGACCGCTTTGGCGCGCTGTTCGGCAAAAAGGGTGTGGCCACCATGCCCAATATAAAGTTCGACCGCCTCCAGGAGGTGCGGACCGACGACGATCCCGTGGAAAACATCAACGCCGTCATCGCTCCCGAAGCGGCGTTCGCCGTCCTCGGATCGGTGCGCAGAGAAGAAGAGAATGAGGTCGGCCATTTAATGCGCGATTTGCATACGCGCAGACCTCGGGCGGTTGTCGGCCTTTTCCCACGGCATCTGCACCGGGTCGATCATTGGCGCAAAACCCTCGACCGGCTCCGGCTCCCCTGGGAACTGCGCTCCGCCGTCACCGGGCCTGTTCAACCGGGAAGGGTTGTTTTGTGGGATGTCTTCGGTGAATTGGGCAGTGCCTACCGGAGGGCCTCCGCGGCCTTCGTGGGCGGCAGCCTCGCCCCCCTTGGCGGACAGAACTTCCTCGAACCGCTGGTTACCGGATTGACCCCGGTCATCGGGCCCCACTGGAAAAACTTTGCCTGGGTCGGGTCGCAAATTGTCGAACTGGGCCTTGTGCATCAGGCAGAATCATGGCAGGATGTATCGACATTTCTGGCCGCCTGCCTGGACCATCCACCGGAAAAACGGGTCGTAAAAAAACAGGCCGCCGACTACATCGGCAAACGGCAGGGAGGCACCAGGGCGGCATGCGAGCTGATCCTCGAGTACTTGTGA
- a CDS encoding PbpA, which translates to MSYPFTNRNGDATTSCWREYQARIQAEKRRRKRARAVARLMMLLAAAGLTAGGLFLAINVFALYDSDSAPYTTLAGGKEKREATQLDPLKDKERARSMIDPRLLVNLREEGFAIDADGKHLWVQTTLDAGLQRYMLKKMDRVNSRFIGIVAADPATGKIILLSGFNKQDPGHDPCLDNQYPAASIFKIVTAAAAIEQCGLTPGSKMRFNGNAHTLYKRQLKDTDNKYTNHISLKDSFARSVNPVFGKIGSLYLNKSLLEQYAESFGFNQEIDFELELPPSHLSIADTTYNWAEIASGFNRSTTLSPLHGVLMASAVVNKGEMVEPTVIESIQDATGKNVYRCAPRTMKKAILPDTSQVLYDLMKATVRSGTARKTFRGYKRDRVLSKLTIGGKTGSIFNRKHDLRFDWFVGFAEEPDSGKKMAVAVVVAHEEYIGIRAGQYARMAIKKYFQNYFSQNDEKSSRHQPG; encoded by the coding sequence ATGTCTTATCCATTCACCAACCGGAACGGCGACGCAACCACTAGCTGTTGGAGAGAGTATCAGGCAAGGATACAAGCCGAGAAAAGGCGCCGGAAGAGAGCCAGGGCCGTCGCCAGGCTGATGATGCTCCTGGCTGCCGCCGGCCTGACTGCCGGTGGCCTGTTCCTGGCCATCAACGTCTTTGCCCTCTATGATTCTGATTCGGCTCCGTACACCACGCTGGCGGGAGGCAAGGAGAAAAGGGAAGCGACCCAATTAGACCCGTTGAAGGACAAGGAAAGGGCCCGCAGCATGATAGACCCGCGGCTGCTTGTCAATCTCCGGGAAGAGGGGTTTGCCATCGATGCCGACGGAAAGCACCTGTGGGTGCAAACCACCTTGGACGCCGGCCTGCAGCGCTACATGCTGAAAAAAATGGATCGCGTCAACTCGCGGTTCATCGGTATCGTCGCCGCCGATCCCGCCACCGGAAAAATCATACTGCTGAGCGGGTTCAACAAACAAGACCCCGGCCATGACCCCTGCCTGGACAATCAGTATCCGGCGGCGAGTATTTTCAAGATCGTCACCGCGGCGGCCGCCATTGAACAATGCGGCCTGACACCCGGTTCAAAAATGCGCTTCAACGGCAATGCCCACACCCTCTACAAACGGCAGCTCAAGGATACCGACAACAAGTACACCAATCACATTTCCCTGAAAGATTCATTCGCCCGGTCGGTCAATCCGGTATTCGGAAAAATCGGCTCCCTGTATCTCAACAAATCGCTGCTGGAGCAATACGCCGAGAGCTTCGGCTTCAACCAGGAGATCGACTTTGAGCTCGAACTGCCGCCCAGCCATTTGAGCATTGCTGATACGACCTACAACTGGGCGGAAATCGCCAGCGGCTTCAATCGCAGCACGACGCTTTCACCGCTGCACGGCGTACTCATGGCTTCAGCCGTCGTAAACAAGGGCGAAATGGTCGAACCCACTGTTATCGAAAGCATCCAGGACGCTACCGGCAAAAACGTATACAGGTGTGCGCCCCGAACCATGAAGAAGGCGATTTTACCTGACACATCACAGGTGCTTTATGATCTGATGAAAGCCACTGTCCGTTCCGGCACAGCCAGAAAAACATTCAGGGGATATAAACGGGACCGGGTGCTGTCAAAGCTCACCATCGGCGGAAAAACAGGCTCCATATTCAATCGTAAGCACGACCTCAGGTTCGACTGGTTCGTGGGCTTTGCGGAAGAACCCGACAGTGGGAAAAAGATGGCCGTAGCCGTGGTTGTGGCGCATGAAGAGTATATCGGAATCAGAGCCGGTCAGTATGCGCGTATGGCCATCAAAAAATATTTCCAGAACTACTTCAGTCAAAACGATGAAAAATCATCCCGCCATCAGCCCGGTTGA